From Gemmatimonadaceae bacterium, a single genomic window includes:
- a CDS encoding BamA/TamA family outer membrane protein: MAGVAALLSCLSARSATAQDLSCERGDREVRALRFEGNKAYTPAALAATVATTPSSFAGLPLVGERRCLDPVEFARDVRRLETLYRRRGFPDVQVDTTVTTVKPGVIEITFRIREGEPMRVTAFALRGVDGAPELRTAARDFPITVGGLFDRGALEAGRDTLLRRLRNQGWPQAEALLAYTTNTRQRTAEVEVQVVPGARAKLGRIALEVDSGTSKRRVSDPTIRRAMALRTGDWYSARAIIDAQRNLYQTDAFQRVDLQPDSLQPAGDTIVNLTVRLVEGDRWAARGGIGWATLDCFRTQGTLTDRDFLPYAQRLELTARLSKIGIGSPLDGAPNLCQQQARSDPYSRTLNYYTSATLRQPVRANQARVPSLTVFSSTLSEYKAYLRRTPIGGVLSVADPFGAWAAARVPSTLSYQLELGRTEAEPAFFCAVFNACDEVLRTFLQRNNRLAALEYSVSRQRVNDPIRPSGGTVLRLTARHASTLIGSDAAQQFSRAIGDATWYRALPGGATVTAHLRAGVVQGRSTATGVTSFIPQQERLYAGGPTTVRGFRQNELGPAVYIVSGFTADTVGGAVYYRADEKTVTERVVPTGGNSLVVGNLEVQWPSPVAPKLLQLAAFADAGRLWNRGDASRSALRTAGPTVIVTPGMGVRIASPFGAIRVDLGYNGYDQPAGAAYYNARLQAGVAPLYCVSPGNILPVTPSSATGAPPVQQSGPCPSSFRPTRRTSLLGRLNPSIWIGQAF, translated from the coding sequence TTGGCTGGTGTTGCCGCGCTCCTCAGTTGCCTGAGCGCGCGTTCGGCGACCGCGCAGGATCTGTCCTGCGAACGGGGCGATCGGGAAGTGCGCGCACTCCGCTTCGAGGGAAACAAGGCCTATACGCCGGCCGCGCTCGCCGCGACGGTGGCCACGACGCCGAGTTCGTTTGCCGGGCTGCCGCTCGTGGGCGAGCGGCGTTGCCTCGATCCGGTGGAGTTCGCGCGCGATGTGCGGCGCCTCGAGACGCTCTATCGCCGCCGCGGCTTCCCCGATGTGCAGGTCGATACGACGGTCACGACGGTGAAGCCGGGTGTGATCGAGATCACGTTTCGCATTCGCGAAGGGGAGCCGATGCGGGTGACGGCCTTCGCGCTCCGCGGCGTCGATGGCGCCCCCGAGCTGCGCACCGCCGCCCGTGACTTTCCGATCACGGTGGGCGGGCTGTTCGATCGCGGCGCGCTCGAGGCGGGGCGCGACACGCTCCTTCGCCGGCTGCGCAATCAGGGGTGGCCGCAGGCCGAAGCGCTGCTCGCGTACACGACGAACACCCGGCAGCGCACCGCCGAGGTGGAGGTGCAGGTGGTGCCGGGGGCGCGCGCGAAGCTCGGGCGCATCGCCCTCGAGGTGGACAGCGGCACCTCCAAGCGCCGCGTGAGCGACCCGACGATTCGCCGCGCGATGGCGCTGCGCACCGGCGACTGGTATTCGGCGCGCGCGATCATCGACGCGCAGCGGAATCTCTATCAGACCGACGCGTTTCAGCGCGTGGACCTGCAGCCGGATTCGCTGCAGCCGGCCGGCGATACGATCGTGAACCTCACGGTGCGGCTGGTGGAAGGCGATCGCTGGGCGGCGCGCGGCGGCATTGGCTGGGCGACGCTCGACTGCTTCCGCACGCAGGGCACGCTCACCGATCGCGACTTTCTGCCGTACGCACAGCGCCTCGAACTGACGGCGCGGTTGAGCAAGATCGGCATCGGCTCTCCGCTCGATGGCGCGCCGAATCTCTGTCAGCAGCAGGCGCGGAGCGATCCGTACAGCCGTACGCTCAACTACTACACGTCGGCCACCTTGCGGCAGCCGGTGCGTGCCAATCAGGCGCGCGTGCCGAGCCTCACGGTGTTCAGCTCCACGCTCAGCGAGTACAAGGCGTACCTGCGGCGTACGCCGATCGGTGGCGTGCTGTCGGTGGCCGATCCGTTCGGCGCCTGGGCGGCGGCGCGCGTGCCGAGTACGCTGAGCTATCAGCTGGAACTTGGACGCACGGAAGCGGAGCCGGCATTCTTCTGTGCGGTGTTCAATGCCTGCGACGAAGTGCTGCGCACGTTCCTGCAGCGCAACAACCGCCTCGCCGCGCTCGAATACTCCGTCTCGCGCCAGCGGGTGAATGATCCCATTCGCCCCTCGGGTGGGACGGTGCTGCGGCTCACGGCGCGGCATGCGAGCACGCTCATCGGGTCGGATGCCGCGCAGCAGTTCAGTCGCGCCATCGGCGACGCCACGTGGTATCGCGCGTTGCCGGGTGGTGCGACGGTGACCGCGCACCTGCGCGCAGGCGTGGTGCAGGGGCGCAGTACGGCAACGGGGGTGACGAGCTTCATCCCGCAGCAGGAGCGGCTCTACGCCGGCGGGCCGACCACGGTACGTGGCTTTCGGCAGAATGAGCTCGGGCCCGCGGTGTACATCGTGAGTGGGTTCACCGCCGATACGGTGGGTGGCGCGGTGTACTATCGCGCCGACGAAAAGACCGTGACCGAGCGTGTTGTGCCTACGGGCGGCAATTCGCTGGTGGTGGGGAATCTTGAGGTGCAGTGGCCAAGCCCGGTGGCGCCCAAGCTGCTGCAGCTCGCGGCCTTTGCCGATGCGGGTCGGTTGTGGAATCGCGGTGATGCCTCGCGCTCGGCGCTGCGCACGGCGGGGCCGACGGTGATCGTGACGCCCGGGATGGGCGTGCGCATTGCGTCGCCCTTTGGGGCGATCCGTGTGGACCTGGGCTACAACGGCTACGATCAGCCCGCCGGCGCCGCGTACTACAACGCGCGACTGCAGGCCGGTGTCGCGCCGCTCTACTGCGTGAGCCCGGGGAACATCCTCCCGGTCACGCCGAGTAGCGCGACCGGCGCGCCGCCGGTGCAGCAGAGCGGGCCGTGCCCGAGTTCGTTCCGCCCGACGCGCCGTACGAGCTTGCTCGGCCGGCTCAATCCGTCCATCTGGATCGGGCAGGCGTTCTGA
- a CDS encoding ABC transporter substrate-binding protein, with the protein MPRTAPLVFSSLLALTALTACTASEQSPVRHTFVDSRDWSDPVSLDPARAPDVPAGRAVSYLFDGLTRFTPGGQVEPGLATSWDVSASGTEYTFHLRRGVTFHDGTPFTAKQVVSAFRRVLNPATKAGTVWPLYPIRGARDVAAGKSDQLGLAAIDDSTVVISLEQPLAIFPKLLAMPVASIVPESAGDNFSEKPIGTGPWKLVEWKHDDYLKFARNASYFGGAPSIDTLIARIIPEPSTAVAEFESGTVDILYIPEDQTKAWENTDERKAKLVSAPALRLWYLGINNTRGPLKDVRVRQAIGYAIDVPTLLQQLLAGRGTVAAGVIPPSLDGADKSRTPFAYDTAAARKLLADAGYAKGVDLELWSSQTAPWPRLAQTLQAYLGAVGIRLKLVQRDAPSMRAAARAGQTDLVIKDWYADYPDAENFLYPLLHSANAGPGGNVSFYKNATFDKLVDEARRESDAAKRTALYRTSDSLAYGDVGLLPLFFYNEVYAVQPWVNGFEVPVIFNGQRWTKVTLGGK; encoded by the coding sequence ATGCCGCGCACCGCACCGCTCGTTTTCTCCTCGCTGTTGGCCCTGACCGCCCTGACCGCCTGTACGGCGTCGGAACAGAGCCCCGTGCGGCACACCTTCGTGGACTCGCGCGACTGGAGCGACCCCGTCTCGCTCGATCCCGCGCGCGCGCCCGACGTGCCCGCCGGACGTGCGGTGTCGTACCTCTTCGACGGGCTCACACGCTTCACCCCCGGCGGTCAGGTGGAGCCCGGCCTCGCCACCAGCTGGGACGTGAGCGCGAGCGGCACCGAGTACACCTTCCATCTGCGACGCGGCGTGACCTTCCACGACGGCACGCCCTTCACCGCCAAGCAGGTGGTGAGCGCCTTCCGCCGCGTGCTCAATCCGGCCACCAAGGCCGGCACCGTGTGGCCGCTCTATCCCATTCGTGGCGCGCGTGACGTCGCCGCCGGCAAGAGCGACCAGCTCGGCCTCGCCGCCATCGACGACAGCACCGTCGTCATCTCGCTCGAACAGCCACTCGCCATCTTCCCGAAGCTGCTCGCCATGCCGGTGGCGAGCATCGTCCCCGAAAGCGCGGGCGACAACTTCAGCGAGAAGCCCATCGGCACCGGCCCGTGGAAGCTCGTCGAGTGGAAGCACGACGATTACCTCAAGTTCGCCAGGAACGCGTCGTACTTCGGCGGCGCGCCGAGCATCGATACGCTCATCGCGCGCATCATCCCCGAGCCGAGCACCGCCGTCGCCGAGTTTGAAAGCGGTACGGTGGACATCCTCTACATCCCCGAAGATCAGACCAAGGCCTGGGAGAACACCGACGAGCGCAAAGCCAAGCTCGTCAGCGCCCCCGCCTTGCGCCTCTGGTACCTCGGCATCAACAACACCCGCGGCCCGCTGAAGGACGTGCGCGTGCGCCAGGCGATCGGATACGCCATCGACGTCCCGACGCTTCTGCAGCAGCTCCTCGCCGGCCGCGGCACCGTCGCCGCCGGCGTGATCCCGCCCAGCCTCGACGGCGCCGACAAGAGCCGCACGCCCTTCGCCTACGACACCGCCGCTGCGCGCAAGCTGCTCGCCGACGCCGGCTATGCGAAGGGCGTGGACCTGGAGCTGTGGAGCTCGCAGACCGCCCCGTGGCCGCGTCTCGCCCAAACGCTCCAAGCCTACCTCGGCGCCGTGGGCATTCGCCTCAAGCTCGTCCAGCGCGACGCCCCGAGCATGCGCGCCGCCGCGCGCGCCGGCCAGACGGATCTCGTGATCAAGGACTGGTACGCCGACTACCCCGATGCCGAGAACTTCCTCTATCCGCTGCTGCACAGCGCCAACGCCGGCCCGGGCGGCAATGTCTCGTTCTACAAGAACGCGACCTTCGACAAGCTGGTCGACGAGGCGCGCCGCGAGTCCGATGCCGCGAAGCGTACGGCGTTGTATCGGACGTCAGACTCACTCGCCTACGGCGACGTGGGACTGCTGCCGCTGTTCTTCTACAACGAGGTGTACGCGGTGCAGCCGTGGGTGAACGGGTTTGAGGTGCCGGTGATCTTTAATGGGCAGCGGTGGACGAAAGTCACGCTTGGGGGGAAGTAG
- a CDS encoding four helix bundle protein, producing MSDSSNLRVLGAAEDFAATVQQAMSRVDNWRVPGERAQLLRASSSVAANIAEAARLGTDANMVRQLRLALASAEECGVHLRLIHEARALDPISIKRCQIKLATVSKMLYGFIRAVEEREARAENDRRDKKRR from the coding sequence ATGAGCGATTCCAGCAATCTCCGGGTACTTGGTGCGGCTGAGGATTTCGCCGCAACGGTACAACAGGCCATGAGCCGCGTCGACAACTGGCGTGTGCCTGGCGAGCGCGCACAGCTATTGCGCGCCTCTTCATCGGTTGCCGCCAACATCGCGGAGGCGGCACGACTGGGCACCGATGCGAACATGGTGCGCCAGCTCCGTCTGGCCTTGGCCTCCGCCGAGGAATGCGGCGTACACCTTCGGCTGATCCATGAGGCGAGAGCCCTGGACCCGATTTCGATCAAGCGCTGCCAGATCAAGCTCGCGACGGTCTCCAAGATGCTCTACGGGTTCATCCGAGCCGTGGAAGAACGCGAAGCCAGAGCCGAGAATGACCGGAGGGACAAGAAGCGGAGGTAA
- a CDS encoding ABC transporter permease translates to MLQLLTRRLLLSLPTLAGVLAVVFLLLYVAPGDPVQAMVGERADAATIARLRAELRLDDPLPVQFVHYAGGILKGDLGRSYITNRPIVQDIAERFPRTLLLAGAAMLLATITGVTIGVLAAVKPNGWFDRLALATTYLGISFPVYWIGLLLIVLFAVTLRWLPASGFGRPEFLVLPALALGSRSIAYLARVTRGAMLEVMGADFVRTARAKGLAERVVITRHALRNALIPVVTVIGLDFGAYLTGSILTETIFSWPGIGRYVVMAISRRDLPAVQGTVLFLSVVFVLVNLATDVMYQRVDPRVRA, encoded by the coding sequence GTGCTCCAACTCCTAACCCGCCGCCTCCTCCTCAGCCTCCCCACCCTCGCCGGTGTCCTCGCCGTCGTCTTCCTCCTCCTCTACGTCGCGCCCGGTGATCCGGTGCAGGCGATGGTGGGCGAGCGGGCCGATGCGGCCACGATTGCGCGGTTGCGGGCGGAGCTGCGGCTCGACGATCCGTTGCCGGTGCAGTTCGTGCATTACGCGGGCGGCATCCTGAAGGGCGACCTGGGGCGCAGCTACATCACGAATCGGCCGATCGTGCAGGACATCGCCGAGCGATTCCCGCGCACGTTGCTGCTCGCGGGCGCGGCGATGCTGTTGGCGACGATCACGGGCGTCACGATCGGCGTGCTCGCCGCGGTGAAGCCGAACGGCTGGTTCGATCGCCTCGCGCTGGCCACGACGTATCTCGGGATTTCTTTTCCGGTGTACTGGATCGGCCTGTTGCTGATCGTGCTCTTCGCCGTCACCCTGCGCTGGCTCCCCGCGTCGGGCTTTGGCCGCCCGGAGTTCCTCGTGCTGCCGGCGCTCGCACTCGGCTCGCGCTCCATCGCCTATCTCGCCCGCGTCACCCGCGGCGCGATGCTCGAGGTCATGGGCGCCGACTTCGTGCGCACCGCCCGCGCCAAAGGCCTCGCCGAACGCGTCGTCATCACGCGCCACGCCCTCCGCAACGCGCTCATCCCCGTCGTCACCGTCATCGGTCTGGACTTCGGTGCCTACCTCACCGGCTCCATCCTCACCGAAACCATCTTCAGCTGGCCCGGCATCGGCCGCTACGTGGTGATGGCGATTTCACGACGCGACCTCCCCGCCGTGCAGGGGACGGTGTTGTTCCTGTCGGTGGTATTCGTCCTGGTGAATCTGGCGACGGATGTGATGTACCAACGAGTGGACCCGCGGGTGAGGGCGTAG
- a CDS encoding cob(I)yrinic acid a,c-diamide adenosyltransferase produces MKIYTRTGDEGATALFGGGRVGKDHPRVEAYGDVDELNASLGLARSIDMMPRIDEVLVPIQRDLFAIGALLATPDHEKMKEQLSKARIDEGRIAELERYIDGCESELEPLKSFIIPGGTPKAAALHVARTVCRRAERRVVHLSAEVELPHLVVIYLNRLSDLLFMLARVANKRAGAGEVTW; encoded by the coding sequence ATGAAGATCTATACCAGAACCGGCGACGAGGGCGCCACCGCCCTCTTCGGCGGCGGCCGCGTGGGGAAGGATCATCCGCGCGTGGAAGCGTACGGCGATGTCGACGAGCTCAATGCCTCCCTGGGGCTCGCGCGCTCGATCGACATGATGCCGCGCATCGATGAAGTGCTCGTGCCCATTCAGCGCGACCTCTTCGCGATCGGCGCGCTGTTGGCGACGCCGGACCATGAGAAGATGAAGGAGCAGCTCTCCAAGGCGCGCATCGACGAAGGGCGCATCGCGGAGCTCGAGCGCTACATCGACGGCTGCGAATCGGAGCTCGAACCGCTCAAGTCCTTCATCATCCCCGGTGGCACCCCCAAGGCCGCCGCGCTGCACGTCGCGCGCACGGTGTGCCGCCGCGCCGAACGGCGCGTCGTGCATCTGAGCGCCGAGGTCGAGCTCCCACATCTCGTGGTCATCTACCTCAATCGCCTCAGCGATCTCCTCTTCATGCTCGCCCGCGTCGCCAACAAGCGCGCCGGCGCCGGCGAAGTCACCTGGTAA
- the aroB gene encoding 3-dehydroquinate synthase: protein MPLDLPLPYPIHCARGSLVQAGEIVRAVAPAHRVAIISDESVAAHHGAAVAAQFTGAKLFTIPPGEHEKTRARWAELTDALIAWGAGRDTTIVALGGGVVGDLAGFVAATYMRGLPVVQVPTTLLAMVDASVGGKTAVDTPAGKNLVGAFHNPSAVIIDPDVLRTLSAPQFRSGLAEMLKHGVIADRAYFDAMLHALPALLSDGAAAEPLPRLIAGSVHIKADVVAEDTREGGLRQILNFGHTIAHAVEKLRQYQMLHGDAVAMGMVAEARIAEAIGLASPGLALAVEDAVRSAGLPSALPSDLSIEAIIAETHGDKKARGGAARYALPRSLGEMDAAEGRWSVAVPDAVVLGALS from the coding sequence GTGCCCCTAGATCTCCCCCTCCCCTACCCCATCCACTGCGCCCGCGGCTCGCTCGTGCAGGCGGGGGAGATCGTGCGGGCCGTCGCCCCCGCCCATCGCGTCGCCATCATCTCCGATGAGAGCGTCGCGGCGCATCATGGCGCGGCCGTGGCGGCGCAGTTCACCGGGGCAAAGCTCTTCACCATTCCCCCCGGCGAGCACGAAAAGACGCGCGCCCGCTGGGCCGAACTCACCGACGCGCTGATCGCGTGGGGCGCCGGTCGCGATACCACCATTGTCGCGCTGGGCGGCGGCGTGGTCGGCGACCTCGCTGGCTTTGTGGCGGCGACCTACATGCGCGGCCTCCCCGTCGTGCAGGTGCCCACTACGCTCCTCGCCATGGTGGACGCGTCGGTGGGCGGCAAGACGGCCGTCGATACACCGGCCGGTAAGAATCTCGTTGGCGCGTTTCACAATCCGTCGGCGGTGATCATCGACCCCGACGTGCTGCGCACCCTCAGCGCCCCGCAGTTCCGGAGCGGGCTCGCCGAGATGCTCAAGCACGGCGTCATCGCCGATCGCGCGTATTTCGACGCGATGCTACACGCGCTCCCGGCGCTCTTGAGCGACGGCGCCGCCGCCGAACCGCTGCCGCGCCTGATCGCCGGCAGCGTGCACATCAAGGCCGACGTCGTCGCCGAAGACACGCGCGAAGGCGGGCTCCGTCAGATCCTGAACTTCGGCCACACGATCGCACACGCCGTCGAGAAGCTCCGCCAGTATCAGATGCTGCACGGCGACGCCGTCGCCATGGGCATGGTGGCCGAGGCGCGCATCGCCGAAGCGATTGGGCTGGCGTCACCCGGGCTCGCGTTGGCCGTGGAAGACGCCGTGCGCAGTGCCGGCCTCCCGAGCGCGCTGCCGAGCGATCTCTCTATAGAGGCGATCATCGCCGAGACGCACGGCGACAAGAAGGCGCGCGGTGGCGCGGCGCGCTATGCGCTGCCTCGCTCGCTTGGCGAAATGGATGCGGCGGAGGGGCGCTGGTCGGTGGCGGTGCCTGACGCCGTCGTCCTAGGCGCGCTGAGCTAG
- a CDS encoding RNA polymerase sigma factor RpoD/SigA — MQAAATRTSEARAKGFFRSAPSTAFDQYLHDIQKLPLITDAAEERRLARLAQKGDEAAAERLVTANLRFVISYVKKYQGHGLDLSELVAIGNEGLLKAVRKFDPDQGVKFISYAVWWVRQAVLKALAEQTRSVRIPLNQNSQLIRMARGEMVLNQVLNREPTDEELSKLLQEPLEQVRAARQITSTEVSLDAPIDRQDREASTLGERFAGETHVDIEEGTDFRLMREFIDRVFRKYLTPRERKILYLYYGLDEGAEAMTLERIGALMGVTRERIRQIRERAFEKLRESPDGSALAGFWGAA; from the coding sequence ATGCAGGCAGCTGCAACCAGAACCTCTGAGGCCCGCGCGAAGGGCTTCTTCCGTTCCGCTCCTTCCACCGCCTTCGACCAGTACTTACACGATATCCAGAAGCTCCCGCTCATCACCGATGCAGCCGAGGAGCGCCGCCTGGCCCGTCTCGCCCAGAAGGGCGATGAGGCGGCCGCGGAACGTCTGGTGACGGCGAACCTCCGGTTCGTCATCAGCTACGTGAAGAAGTATCAGGGACACGGCCTCGACCTCTCCGAACTCGTCGCCATCGGCAACGAAGGCCTCCTCAAGGCCGTCCGGAAGTTCGATCCCGACCAGGGCGTCAAGTTCATCTCCTACGCCGTGTGGTGGGTCCGGCAGGCGGTGCTCAAGGCGCTCGCCGAGCAGACGCGCTCCGTGCGCATCCCGCTCAACCAGAATTCGCAGCTCATCCGCATGGCGCGCGGCGAGATGGTCCTCAACCAGGTGCTCAATCGCGAGCCCACCGATGAGGAACTCTCCAAGCTCCTGCAGGAACCGCTCGAGCAGGTGCGCGCCGCGCGCCAGATCACGAGCACCGAAGTCTCGCTCGACGCGCCCATCGATCGGCAGGATCGCGAAGCGTCCACGCTCGGCGAGCGCTTCGCCGGCGAAACGCACGTCGATATCGAAGAGGGCACCGACTTCCGCCTCATGCGCGAGTTCATCGATCGCGTCTTCCGGAAGTACCTCACGCCGCGCGAGCGCAAGATTCTCTATCTCTACTACGGCCTCGACGAAGGGGCGGAAGCGATGACACTCGAGCGCATCGGTGCGCTCATGGGCGTCACGCGTGAACGCATTCGCCAGATCCGCGAACGCGCCTTCGAAAAGCTCCGCGAGTCGCCCGATGGCAGTGCACTCGCCGGGTTCTGGGGCGCAGCGTAA
- a CDS encoding response regulator, with protein sequence MPRVLLIDDEAGIRFALRRFFERAQWSVVEAADGTEAQGQLAAIAAQTVEQVDLILLDLHLPGISGSQLLTDLQISSPALAARVILTTGDAVADAEPGTPLAEHPHVLQKPFDLGTLKAKVAEICG encoded by the coding sequence GTGCCCCGTGTTCTGCTGATCGACGACGAAGCCGGTATCCGGTTCGCTCTGCGGCGCTTCTTCGAGCGCGCGCAGTGGAGCGTCGTGGAAGCCGCCGATGGCACCGAAGCCCAGGGCCAGCTCGCCGCGATCGCGGCGCAAACGGTTGAGCAGGTCGATCTCATCCTCCTCGACCTGCACCTCCCCGGCATCAGCGGCAGCCAGCTGCTCACCGATCTGCAAATCAGCAGCCCCGCCCTCGCCGCCCGCGTGATCCTCACCACCGGCGACGCCGTCGCCGACGCCGAACCCGGCACCCCGCTCGCCGAGCACCCACACGTGCTCCAGAAGCCGTTTGATCTGGGAACGCTGAAGGCCAAGGTCGCAGAGATCTGCGGTTAA
- a CDS encoding FAD-binding protein — MQQSLAKIVGANWVKTRPSELAAYDADGLPGHRATPSLAVFPGTRDELIQVVRELAKTGTPFVPRGAGTGLSGGSLAEDVVLLGLQRLTRIISVDPVNRTARVEPGVVNVRLSRATLPHGLHYAPDPSSQTACTIGGNVAENAGGPHCLKYGVTLNHIVECEVILPDGTLTRFGNAHGETDGYDLLGLFIGSEGCFGVATEITVRLVPNPDAVHTLLASFASVDAAARAVSRIVATGIVPAALEMMDNATIRAVEASIYTAGYPIDAAAVLLCEVDGMHEGLDEDVAIIRRCCEESGASDVRVATAEADRMRLWQGRKKAFGAMGRIAPSLVVQDAVVPRTKLPEVLARIDAIAQHHGVKVCNVFHAGDGNLHPNIPYDANNAEENDRVHHAMSEIMQACIDAGGTITGEHGVGLDKLPYMERLFSAASLDAMCRVRSVFDPDRRANPGKVVPVRACREWHGTAGVTSPRDGSAHAVA; from the coding sequence ATGCAGCAGTCCCTCGCCAAAATCGTCGGCGCCAACTGGGTCAAAACCCGGCCGAGCGAGCTCGCCGCCTACGACGCCGACGGCCTCCCCGGTCACCGCGCCACCCCCAGTCTCGCCGTCTTCCCCGGCACGCGAGACGAGCTGATACAGGTCGTGCGCGAACTCGCCAAGACCGGCACGCCGTTCGTGCCGCGCGGCGCCGGCACGGGGCTCTCCGGTGGGTCCCTCGCCGAAGATGTGGTGCTCCTCGGGCTGCAGCGCCTCACGCGCATCATCAGCGTCGATCCCGTCAATCGCACGGCGCGCGTCGAGCCCGGTGTCGTGAATGTGCGCCTTTCACGCGCCACGCTGCCGCATGGGCTGCACTACGCGCCCGATCCCTCGAGTCAGACCGCGTGCACGATCGGCGGCAACGTCGCCGAGAATGCCGGTGGGCCGCACTGCCTCAAGTATGGCGTGACGCTCAATCACATCGTGGAGTGTGAAGTCATCCTCCCCGATGGCACGCTCACGCGCTTCGGCAATGCGCATGGCGAAACCGACGGCTACGACCTGCTCGGCTTGTTCATCGGGAGCGAAGGCTGCTTTGGCGTGGCGACCGAGATCACTGTGCGTCTCGTGCCCAACCCCGATGCCGTGCACACGCTGCTCGCGAGCTTTGCCAGTGTGGACGCCGCCGCGCGTGCGGTGTCGCGCATCGTGGCTACCGGCATCGTGCCGGCGGCGCTCGAGATGATGGACAATGCCACCATCCGCGCGGTCGAAGCGAGCATCTACACCGCCGGCTACCCCATCGACGCGGCGGCGGTGTTGCTCTGCGAGGTGGACGGCATGCACGAGGGGCTCGACGAAGACGTCGCCATCATTCGCCGCTGCTGCGAAGAGAGTGGCGCGAGCGACGTGCGCGTCGCCACCGCCGAAGCCGATCGAATGCGACTCTGGCAGGGGCGCAAGAAAGCCTTTGGCGCCATGGGGCGTATCGCGCCCAGTCTCGTGGTGCAGGATGCCGTCGTGCCGCGCACCAAGCTCCCCGAGGTGCTCGCGCGCATCGATGCCATCGCCCAGCACCACGGCGTGAAGGTGTGCAACGTCTTTCACGCCGGCGACGGCAACCTGCACCCCAACATTCCCTACGACGCGAACAACGCCGAAGAGAATGACCGCGTGCATCACGCCATGAGCGAGATCATGCAGGCGTGCATCGACGCCGGAGGCACCATCACCGGCGAACACGGCGTCGGGCTCGACAAACTGCCGTACATGGAGCGCCTCTTCAGCGCCGCGTCGCTCGACGCGATGTGCCGGGTGCGCAGCGTCTTCGACCCCGACCGCCGCGCCAACCCCGGCAAGGTCGTACCCGTGCGTGCCTGCCGCGAATGGCATGGCACGGCCGGTGTCACGTCGCCTCGCGACGGGAGCGCGCATGCAGTCGCCTGA
- a CDS encoding FAD-binding protein: MQSPENAAALADIVRHAAAHDTPLRLAGSGTWQHAGGPFVSDSPVSLAALRGVIAYEPGDLVITVGAGTTLSDLDAATRPHGQMLAVHPYGSPHGTIGACVATASPAPLALGDLATRDLVLGLDVVTGTGEVTRVGGRVVKNVAGFDLVRLHIGAWGTLGAITEVTLRLHAIPQVDAIMVGTLEQDIAHALPALVANRAPLPMIVRLRPNRPAEVWARVSGNTQRAAALTDRLAALGVTALSHVANADALRETPSNAVVLRARTAVSDAAPFVLAAQRAFPDAELLYDPAKGSLRIVHSLAQLDGTGAPLDARIAQLMTTAATNGAQHAVSVVVDQGRTTPHTRNAIEQGLKRAMDPRDVMNRYEGVHASEPQHA, encoded by the coding sequence ATGCAGTCGCCTGAGAACGCCGCGGCGCTCGCCGACATCGTACGCCACGCTGCTGCGCACGACACGCCGCTCCGCCTGGCCGGCAGCGGCACCTGGCAGCACGCCGGCGGCCCATTCGTGAGCGACTCCCCCGTCTCGCTCGCGGCGCTGCGCGGTGTCATCGCCTATGAACCCGGCGATCTCGTCATCACGGTGGGCGCCGGCACCACGCTCAGCGACCTCGACGCCGCCACCCGACCGCACGGCCAGATGCTCGCCGTGCATCCGTATGGCAGCCCCCACGGCACCATCGGCGCCTGCGTCGCCACCGCGAGCCCCGCACCACTCGCCCTTGGGGATCTCGCCACGCGCGACCTCGTGCTTGGCCTCGACGTCGTGACCGGCACCGGAGAAGTCACCCGCGTGGGCGGCCGCGTCGTGAAGAATGTCGCCGGATTCGACCTCGTGCGCCTGCACATCGGCGCCTGGGGGACACTCGGCGCGATCACCGAAGTCACGCTGCGCCTGCACGCCATTCCGCAGGTCGACGCGATCATGGTGGGCACGCTCGAACAGGACATCGCGCACGCGCTCCCCGCGCTCGTGGCGAACCGCGCGCCGCTGCCGATGATCGTGCGCCTCCGCCCCAATCGCCCCGCCGAAGTGTGGGCGCGCGTCAGCGGCAACACCCAACGCGCCGCCGCCCTCACCGATCGCCTCGCCGCGCTCGGCGTGACCGCCCTGTCGCACGTCGCGAACGCCGACGCGCTGCGCGAGACGCCCAGCAACGCCGTCGTCCTCCGCGCCCGTACCGCCGTCAGCGATGCCGCGCCGTTCGTGCTCGCGGCACAGCGCGCTTTCCCCGACGCCGAGCTGCTGTACGATCCGGCCAAGGGCTCGCTGCGCATCGTGCACTCGCTGGCGCAACTCGACGGCACCGGCGCCCCACTCGACGCGCGCATCGCCCAGCTCATGACCACCGCCGCCACCAACGGCGCGCAGCATGCGGTCAGTGTGGTGGTCGATCAGGGCCGCACCACCCCGCACACCCGCAACGCCATCGAGCAGGGCCTCAAGCGCGCCATGGACCCACGCGACGTGATGAACCGCTACGAAGGCGTACACGCCAGCGAACCGCAACACGCATGA